In Methylotenera versatilis 79, the DNA window TCTAAGAATTTAGGACGTTCTGTGGAGTACAAAACTTTACGGCCAAATTCAACTGCGATTGCAGGGGGATATCCGTTTAAACTGGCTAGGAAAGTAACTTTCACGCACTGGAACATTTTTGATGATTCGTCCGCTTTTTGCTCGAGTAAACTTGCTAGTGGGCCAATAAAACCATACGCCAGCAAGATACCCAGAAAGGTACCGACTAAAGCATGCGCAATCAAAATGCCTAACTCTGCTGGTGGAATGCCTATAGACTCCATCGTATGGACTACACCCATCACCGCGGCAACGATACCAAAGGCTGGCATACCATCGCTCAGCTTTGCGAGACAGTGTGAAGGCACCATACTTTCGTGATGATGCGTTTCAATTTCGTTATCCATCAGATTTTCGATTTGGAACGCGTCCATATTGCCCGAGACCATCAAGCGCAGATAGTCGGAAATGAAATCAATAAAGTGATGGTCTTTTAGTAAATCGGGATACTTCTGGAACAGCAAACTTTGTTCTGGATCTTCAATATCCTTCTCGATGGCCATCATGCCATCACGACGGATCTTGGTAAGAATCTCGAATAAAAGTGCTAATAAATCTAAATATCGAGCTTTAGAATGTTTGGAGCCTTTGAATAACCCGGGGAGACTTTTAAGTGTTGCTTTCACTGCCCTAATGTCGTTTCCGACGAGAAACGCTCCCAAAGCTCCGCCTCCAATCATCAGTAACTCCAGCGGCTGGAGAAGTGCTGCAAGATGACCACCAGCAAGCGCGAATCCGCCAAACACTGAGGCAAGTACAACAATATATCCAACGATGACTAACACTATATCGACTCCCAAGAAATAGCTTTATTGATAGCTTGCAGAATAACAACTGGGCCATTAATACAAATGCGGGAATAAAAGGCTTAAACCGCTTCTAATATACTTACGGAAGATGCCGGCGAAACTTTAAGGAAAGTAAAAAAGAATGTTACATACACCAAACATAAAGCTTGGGAGATTGTGGGCCGGCTTGCAGCGTCAAATCGGCAGGTTTGTCGATAATTTCAAATTCGTTGCTGATCAAGAAACTACCTGAAGTCATTTCCTTCGCTGCTTTTTGCCAAACTGCGCTCATGACTGCGGGAGAAAGATAGGCATAAATCACATCGTAATCAGCAAAACTGAGGTTTCGATAGTCACCATAGCAAAACTTAGCTGATGATTTTAAAATTTTACTGCGTAAAAAACTGATTACCCATGGCAACGGAGCTATTTCTATGCCATAAAAAGACGAGTGCGGCATGTTTTTCGATAGCTGCATCATTAAGCCGCCTAATCCGCTACCTATATCGATTACCCGCACTGGGCCTTTGTTAGAGATTATATTTTTCACTAACGCTTGAACATGACTATTCGAAGGAAAATAAGGAACTTGGCTACGGAATGTCGACCAATAAAGCGCGGAAGTAAACACCAAACCGTAGAAATAATAGGCCTGGGATATGGGATACTTAAGCATGGCTCCCACCAGCAGCGGGAATAAACCGTGGATAACATGCCACCATGCCGCCATAGAAAAAATATAAGAAAATCCGATGGCGAATAACGCTTGCAATGCAAACATCATGAGTAGGGATAACTTTAAGCCACTTAAAGCAGCTAAATAATGACTGACAAGAACTAAACTTAAAGACAGTATCTGAATAAGCAAAGCTTGGCCTGCTGGATTCAAACACTGTGTTGCTCGACTCTTGACACCAAGCCATTGTTTAAAATTACTTGATTGGTATTCGGTTTTAAACATGACTAAACAGTCATTAAGCTTGTTTTGCTAATAATTGCTCATTTTGTAATTGAGTTGCTAATTTAAGTTCAGCCATTTCTTTAGCTTTTTTAGTTTTACCTGCACGTGATGGAATGTGACATAAATTACAACGGTAATCTTGATTAAGATCGTAAGAACTCACTAAGAACCTGCCTTGGCAACAGGCGCAGGAATGCATTTTTAACAACTTAACTTCCACGAATCGCACTAATGTCCACGCACGAGTCATGGAAAGTACCGGCTCTGAATCCGCATCAGTTTTCGCTTGGTGCAGATAAATTTTGTAAGCCGTCATGATGGCTTCAATCCCTTTTACATCTGCATATTCCAGCAAAAAATTATAAATACTCATGAAGATGGATGAGTGAATATTAGGCTGCCAGGTCAGAAACCAATCGGATGAGAAAGGCAACATGCCTTTAGGTGGCGATACCCCTTTTAACTCTTTATACAACTTAATTAAACGCTCACGCGATAAAGTAGTTTGAGATTCTAATAGCTGCAATCGGGCCCCTAGGTTGATTAACTTGATACTTAATTGGATTTGTTCAGCATCACTCACTACACTTTTATTCGCCATCATATTCACCTAAATTCTTAATTTTTTTAATTTGCAGCTAGCACATTTTTACTGGGTACAAAGCGCTCTTATGCAATCATCTCAGCACCATGATTCGCCATCAAAATCATGGCATGCGCTTTTGCCAGCACAGTGTCTTTATCGTAGTTAGTTAACATGCCTAGGATGACGCTGTCATCGAACCTAAATCGAGCCAGCATCATGTCTGAGCTGGACATCTTAATAATTTGTGCACTGCTTAAAGTTTCTAGGATATCGGCAATCGGTTTACTCAAACCTAACCTAAAAATTGCAGCAGATTTATCTTCGCGAATCATTTTTTGAGCCAACATTAAATAGTTCAAATTGGCATCGCGTATTTCAGAGATCATTTCGCTGTCAGTCATTTTATTCCCAATCATTCCGTTAAATTTGCAGGAGTGCGTGAGATGAACTTTGACGTTTATGATGTGGAAATTATATTGGAGTCTATCGGTATTTTTTGACAGACAAGCGCAATGAGGGAATACAGCGTTTGTCTTACAAGCGCTGTATTCCCTTAATTTATTTACAACTCAATCAACAACTTATCATGTTATTGAAAGTGGTAATTTTGATAACGAAACGAATGTTTCATTGAAATTTAATTTTATTTCTGCTTAAAAATAATTTTCCATCATAAATTTTCTATAAATATCTTATCGGCAAGCATTTAAAAAACTTTAGGGTTAAACAAAAAATATTTTGAATAATTTTTTAACTTAATGATTTTATTAGCTAAAAAAACAAAATATTTTTAAATAATTTCTTTTGCACTCCCTTTTCTTGTTTTTCATACAGCGTTTCCTTGGTGCCTTATCGGCAGAATTTCAAAAAACTTTAGGATTAACCGTATTTTCACCCCCTTATTCCCGAAATCTAACTAAAGATTGCTGACCAATAATGGCAGCCATGTCATTCCAATACACTTCATGCGTCTTAAAACACAAAAGATTGGATCATAGGAAATAAAGTGGCTGAAGATAGCGATTTAGAAAAAACAGAAGAAGCCTCCGCCAAGCGGCTTGAGAAAGCACGCGAAGAAGGCGACGTCCCCCGCTCACGCGAACTGGCGACCTGTACTGTGCTATTCGCTACCGGCGTAGGTTTTTCTGTGCTGGGTCAGCCAATTAATACCGCGCTTAAATCTAACATGAGTGGATTACTGCATTTAGAAAGACAAGCGGCGTTTGATCCGACATTTCTATTGAGTAGAATCGCCGATTCGATTTTGAGCCTAATGATTGCCTTTGCTCCGCTCGCACTTTTAATCATCATCGTAGCGATTGCCTCACCCGCGTTAATTGGAGGCTGGTTAATGAGTGGCAAAGCTTTAATGCCTAAATTCAGCAAACTCAATCCGATTCGTGGCCTGTCTAATCTGATATCAAAAAATTCAGCTGTTGAGATCGTTAAGTCGGTCGCTAAATCACTTTTAGTCGGCGGCGTGGCATATCTTGTGATCAAAGCCAATCTGGATCATATGCTTTCACTTTCACAATTACCCGTGGATGAAGCCATCGGTGCAACCGCAAGTCTGCTGCTCAAGGCTTTTTTAATGATCGTCGCTTCCTTGATATTGATTGCTGTTATTGATGTGCCCTATCAGCTCAAACACTATGCCGATAAACTCAAAATGACAAAAGAGGAAGTCAAACAGGAAGCGAAAGAATCAGAAGGCAATCCTCAAATCAAGGCACGTATTCGCCAGCAGCAAAGAGAAATGGCGAGACGTCGCATGATGTCAGAAATTCCTAAAGCGGATGTGGTCATTACCAACCCTACGCATTACGCAGTGGCCATTAAATATGCTGATGACAGCATGCGCGCACCCAAAGTGATTGCTAAAGGTGCAGATGCTGTTGCCTTGAAAATACGTGAAATTGCCAGTGAACATCACATCATGACCTTAGAGTCACCTAAATTGGCGCGTGCACTGTATGCGCATACTGAACTGGGCGATGAAATTCCTGAGACGTTATATTCGGCTGTGGCTGAAGTATTGGCTTATGTATTCCAAATGCGCATTTTCAAGAAAGACGGTGGCTTGATGCCTACTCTTTCCAAAGCTTTGGATATTCCGAGCGGATTAGATCCGCATGAAGAGATGAGTGCAGAACAATTACAAGGAGTGAGTGTATGAGCCAACTGACATTACCTCCGTGGCTGGCTGGTCTTGCAACAAAAAGCACTGCAGCGCCATTATTGATTGTGATGCTATTGGCAATGATGATATTGCCTTTGCCCCCTATCGTTTTAGACATCCTCTTTACTTTCAATATCGCGCTTTCAATTCTGGTATTGATGATTGGCTTGCATACATCAAAACCCCTGGATTTCATAGCGTTCCCTAGTGTATTGCTCATGACGACCATGCTGCGCTTATCATTAAACGTAGCTTCTACACGTATTGTATTGACGGATGGTCATAGCGGCCCGGATGCCGCAGGTAAAGTCATTGAAGCTTTTGGCCATTTCTTGATTGGCGGCAACTATACCGTGGGTATCGTAGTATTCGTTATCCTAACAATCATCAACTTTACGGTGGTGACTAAGGGGGCTGGCCGTATTGCCGAGGTTGGCGCAAGATTCACCCTGGATGCCATGCCTGGTAAACAGATGGCGATTGATGCAGATTTAAATGCAGGCTTGATCGGCGAAGACGAAGCGCGCCGTCGTCGTACCGAAGTAGGGCAGGAATCGGAATTCTATGGCGCAATGGATGGTGCCAGTAAGTATGTGCGTGGGGATGCGATTGCGGGCATTTTGGTCATTATCATCAATATCGTCGGCGGCTTGATTGTAGGTATGGTGCAACATGATCTGGCTTTTGCCGAAGCCGTGAAAAACTACACGCTTTTGGCGATTGGTGATGGCTTGGTGGCACAAATTCCTTCGCTGATTATTTCG includes these proteins:
- the motA gene encoding flagellar motor stator protein MotA, with translation MLVIVGYIVVLASVFGGFALAGGHLAALLQPLELLMIGGGALGAFLVGNDIRAVKATLKSLPGLFKGSKHSKARYLDLLALLFEILTKIRRDGMMAIEKDIEDPEQSLLFQKYPDLLKDHHFIDFISDYLRLMVSGNMDAFQIENLMDNEIETHHHESMVPSHCLAKLSDGMPAFGIVAAVMGVVHTMESIGIPPAELGILIAHALVGTFLGILLAYGFIGPLASLLEQKADESSKMFQCVKVTFLASLNGYPPAIAVEFGRKVLYSTERPKFLELEEHVKQAKAK
- a CDS encoding class I SAM-dependent methyltransferase, producing the protein MFKTEYQSSNFKQWLGVKSRATQCLNPAGQALLIQILSLSLVLVSHYLAALSGLKLSLLMMFALQALFAIGFSYIFSMAAWWHVIHGLFPLLVGAMLKYPISQAYYFYGLVFTSALYWSTFRSQVPYFPSNSHVQALVKNIISNKGPVRVIDIGSGLGGLMMQLSKNMPHSSFYGIEIAPLPWVISFLRSKILKSSAKFCYGDYRNLSFADYDVIYAYLSPAVMSAVWQKAAKEMTSGSFLISNEFEIIDKPADLTLQAGPQSPKLYVWCM
- the flhC gene encoding flagellar transcriptional regulator FlhC, with translation MANKSVVSDAEQIQLSIKLINLGARLQLLESQTTLSRERLIKLYKELKGVSPPKGMLPFSSDWFLTWQPNIHSSIFMSIYNFLLEYADVKGIEAIMTAYKIYLHQAKTDADSEPVLSMTRAWTLVRFVEVKLLKMHSCACCQGRFLVSSYDLNQDYRCNLCHIPSRAGKTKKAKEMAELKLATQLQNEQLLAKQA
- the flhD gene encoding flagellar transcriptional regulator FlhD is translated as MTDSEMISEIRDANLNYLMLAQKMIREDKSAAIFRLGLSKPIADILETLSSAQIIKMSSSDMMLARFRFDDSVILGMLTNYDKDTVLAKAHAMILMANHGAEMIA
- the flhB gene encoding flagellar biosynthesis protein FlhB; the encoded protein is MAEDSDLEKTEEASAKRLEKAREEGDVPRSRELATCTVLFATGVGFSVLGQPINTALKSNMSGLLHLERQAAFDPTFLLSRIADSILSLMIAFAPLALLIIIVAIASPALIGGWLMSGKALMPKFSKLNPIRGLSNLISKNSAVEIVKSVAKSLLVGGVAYLVIKANLDHMLSLSQLPVDEAIGATASLLLKAFLMIVASLILIAVIDVPYQLKHYADKLKMTKEEVKQEAKESEGNPQIKARIRQQQREMARRRMMSEIPKADVVITNPTHYAVAIKYADDSMRAPKVIAKGADAVALKIREIASEHHIMTLESPKLARALYAHTELGDEIPETLYSAVAEVLAYVFQMRIFKKDGGLMPTLSKALDIPSGLDPHEEMSAEQLQGVSV